Proteins encoded in a region of the Streptomyces sp. NBC_01471 genome:
- a CDS encoding ferredoxin produces the protein MGDRWHVEVDRSVCIGSGMCVNHAPDGFALDSARQSHPRSPETDAGEKVLAAAEGCPVEAIIITLLESGETVFPPDE, from the coding sequence ATGGGGGACCGCTGGCACGTGGAGGTCGACCGGTCCGTCTGCATCGGCTCCGGGATGTGTGTGAACCACGCACCGGACGGCTTCGCACTCGACTCGGCGCGCCAGTCCCACCCGCGGTCGCCGGAGACCGATGCCGGCGAGAAGGTGCTGGCCGCGGCCGAGGGCTGCCCGGTCGAGGCCATCATCATCACCTTGCTGGAGAGCGGCGAGACGGTCTTCCCGCCCGACGAGTAG
- a CDS encoding prenyltransferase/squalene oxidase repeat-containing protein, whose protein sequence is MTSPGRTEHLVLPGVLTAEQAARTVAGILAVQREDGAIPWFRGHHLDPWDHTEAAMALDAAGEHEAAERAYAWLARHQNEDGSWYAAYQDGDAARITDRGRETNFCAYVAVGVWHHYLATGDDTFADRMWPVVHAAVEFVLQLQQPGGEIGWKREPAEEGGAIVGDALLTGSSSVYQALRCALALADEREEPQPDWELATGALGHAIRSHPERFLDKSRYSMDWYYPVLGGAVGGAAAKQRIDAEWDRFVVPDLGVRCVLPNNWVTGGESCELALTLWVMGESDRALEILQSIRHLRADDGMYWTGYVFDDRALWPLERTSWTAGSLLLAVAALGGDEATTAVFGAERLPTGLEPDCCR, encoded by the coding sequence GTGACCTCACCGGGCCGTACGGAACATCTGGTCCTGCCCGGAGTCCTCACCGCCGAGCAGGCCGCCCGCACGGTCGCCGGGATCCTCGCCGTACAGCGCGAGGACGGTGCGATCCCGTGGTTCCGCGGACACCACCTCGACCCGTGGGACCACACCGAGGCGGCCATGGCGCTGGACGCCGCGGGCGAGCACGAGGCCGCGGAGCGTGCGTACGCCTGGCTCGCCCGGCACCAGAACGAGGACGGCTCCTGGTACGCCGCGTACCAGGACGGCGACGCGGCCCGCATCACCGACCGGGGCCGGGAGACCAACTTCTGCGCGTACGTCGCCGTGGGCGTCTGGCACCACTATCTGGCCACCGGCGACGACACGTTCGCGGACCGGATGTGGCCCGTCGTGCACGCCGCGGTCGAGTTCGTACTCCAACTCCAGCAGCCGGGCGGCGAGATCGGCTGGAAGAGGGAGCCGGCCGAGGAGGGCGGGGCGATCGTCGGGGACGCGCTGCTGACCGGTTCCTCATCGGTCTACCAGGCGCTGCGCTGTGCACTCGCGCTCGCCGATGAGCGCGAAGAGCCGCAGCCCGACTGGGAGTTGGCCACCGGCGCACTGGGGCACGCGATCCGCAGCCACCCGGAGCGCTTCCTCGACAAGAGCCGCTACTCGATGGACTGGTACTACCCGGTGCTCGGCGGCGCGGTCGGCGGGGCTGCGGCGAAGCAGCGGATCGACGCGGAGTGGGACCGCTTCGTCGTACCGGACCTCGGGGTGCGCTGTGTGCTGCCCAACAACTGGGTGACCGGCGGCGAGAGCTGTGAACTCGCCCTGACGCTCTGGGTGATGGGGGAGTCGGACCGGGCGCTGGAGATCCTCCAGTCGATCCGGCACCTGCGGGCCGACGACGGCATGTACTGGACGGGGTACGTGTTCGACGACCGGGCACTGTGGCCGCTGGAGCGCACCAGCTGGACGGCGGGATCGCTGCTGCTCGCGGTGGCCGCACTCGGGGGGGACGAGGCGACCACCGCGGTCTTCGGGGCGGAGCGGCTGCCGACCGGGCTCGAACCGGACTGCTGCCGCTGA
- a CDS encoding TetR family transcriptional regulator codes for MTVEARPASPPLTERQEARRRRILHASAQLASRGGFEAVQMREVAEDSSVALGTLYRYFPSKIHLLVATMQDQLQHLHTALRKRPPAGDTPAERVASTLMGAFRALQREPHLADAMVRALTFADRSVSPEVDTVSRLTTAIILDAMGLEHPTPEQLSAVRVIEHTWHSALITWLSGRASIAQVKIDIETVCRLIDLTGPDGGPDSGPDRTAAP; via the coding sequence ATGACTGTGGAAGCCAGGCCCGCGTCGCCACCGCTGACGGAGCGGCAGGAGGCGCGCCGCCGCAGGATTCTGCACGCGAGCGCCCAGCTGGCCAGCCGCGGCGGCTTCGAGGCGGTGCAGATGCGTGAGGTCGCCGAGGACTCGTCGGTGGCGCTCGGCACGCTCTACCGGTACTTCCCCTCCAAGATCCATCTGCTGGTCGCCACCATGCAGGACCAGCTCCAGCACCTGCACACCGCCCTCCGCAAGCGGCCTCCCGCCGGCGACACCCCCGCCGAGCGCGTCGCGTCGACGCTGATGGGTGCCTTCCGCGCGCTCCAGCGCGAGCCGCATCTGGCGGACGCGATGGTGCGGGCGCTGACCTTCGCCGACCGGAGCGTCAGCCCCGAGGTGGACACCGTCTCCCGTCTGACGACGGCGATCATCCTGGACGCGATGGGCCTGGAGCACCCCACGCCCGAGCAGCTCTCGGCCGTCCGGGTCATCGAGCACACCTGGCACTCCGCGCTGATCACCTGGCTGTCCGGGCGGGCCTCGATCGCCCAGGTGAAGATCGACATCGAAACGGTCTGCCGGCTGATCGACCTGACCGGCCCGGACGGCGGCCCGGACAGCGGCCCGGACCGGACCGCGGCGCCCTGA
- a CDS encoding class I SAM-dependent methyltransferase has translation MLTVDFSRFPLAPGDRVLDLGCGAGRHAFECYRRGAQVVALDQNGEEIREVAKWFAAMKEEGEAPAGATATAMEGDALNLPFPDASFDVVIISEVMEHIPDDKGVLAEMVRVLKPGGRIAITVPRYGPEKVCWALSDAYHEVEGGHIRIYKADELLGKIREAGLRPYGSHHAHALHAPYWWLKCAFGVDNDKALPVRAYHQLLVWDIMKKPLATRLAERALNPVVGKSFVAYATKPHTPRVGA, from the coding sequence GTGCTGACCGTGGACTTCTCCCGCTTCCCGCTCGCTCCGGGCGACCGCGTGCTCGACCTCGGCTGCGGCGCGGGCAGGCATGCCTTCGAGTGCTACCGGCGCGGTGCGCAGGTGGTGGCACTCGACCAGAACGGCGAGGAGATCCGCGAAGTCGCCAAGTGGTTCGCCGCCATGAAGGAGGAGGGCGAGGCCCCGGCGGGCGCCACCGCCACCGCCATGGAGGGAGACGCGCTCAACCTGCCGTTCCCCGACGCCTCCTTCGACGTCGTGATCATCTCCGAGGTCATGGAGCACATCCCGGACGACAAGGGAGTGCTCGCCGAGATGGTGCGGGTGCTGAAGCCCGGCGGCCGGATCGCGATCACCGTGCCCCGGTACGGACCCGAGAAGGTCTGCTGGGCGCTCTCCGACGCCTACCACGAGGTCGAGGGCGGCCACATCCGGATCTACAAGGCGGACGAGCTGCTCGGCAAGATCCGCGAGGCGGGTCTCCGCCCGTACGGCAGCCACCACGCGCACGCCCTGCACGCACCGTACTGGTGGCTCAAGTGCGCGTTCGGCGTCGACAACGACAAGGCGCTGCCGGTCCGCGCCTACCACCAGCTGCTGGTCTGGGACATCATGAAGAAGCCGCTCGCCACCCGGCTCGCCGAGCGCGCGCTGAACCCGGTCGTCGGCAAGAGCTTCGTGGCGTACGCGACCAAGCCGCACACGCCGCGGGTGGGCGCGTGA
- a CDS encoding aldehyde dehydrogenase produces the protein MTELVEHRQLFIGGEWAQPLGTDVIEVVSPHTEQVIGRVPHACEADVDRAVAVARQAFDEGPWPRMSLDERIEVITRIKDAFAVRYEEIARVISSQNGTPYTSSVMVQALAAMMVWEAAITTARAFPYEESRDGVLGKLLVRREPVGVVAAVVPWNVPQFTAAAKLAPALLAGCPAILKVSPETPLDAYVLADIVCEAGLPKGVLSILPADREVSEYLVGHPGVDKVSFTGSVAAGKRVMEVAARNLTRVTLELGGKSAAIILPDADLESAVAGIVPFAWMINGQACVAQTRILVPRSRYDEIAEAFAAAAGALKVGDPLDPATEVGPLVARRQQQRSLDYIRIGQDEGAKILTGGGRPAAPGGGWYVEPTLFGDVDNSMRIAREEIFGPVICLLPYGDEEEAVKIANDSEYGLSGSVWTADVEHGIEIARRVRTGTYSVNTFSLDMLGPFGGYKNSGVGREFGPEGYGEYFEHKMIHLPAGYEPAPGEAE, from the coding sequence ATGACCGAGCTTGTGGAACACCGACAGCTCTTCATCGGCGGGGAGTGGGCGCAACCACTCGGCACCGACGTCATCGAAGTCGTCTCGCCCCACACCGAGCAGGTCATCGGGCGCGTACCGCACGCCTGCGAGGCCGATGTGGACCGCGCTGTCGCCGTGGCGCGGCAGGCGTTCGACGAGGGCCCCTGGCCCCGGATGTCACTGGACGAGCGGATCGAGGTGATCACCCGGATCAAGGACGCGTTCGCCGTGCGGTACGAGGAGATCGCCCGCGTCATCAGCTCGCAGAACGGCACCCCGTACACCTCCAGCGTCATGGTGCAGGCGCTCGCCGCGATGATGGTGTGGGAGGCGGCGATCACGACCGCCCGCGCCTTCCCGTACGAGGAGAGCCGGGACGGTGTCCTCGGCAAGCTGCTCGTACGGCGTGAGCCGGTCGGGGTGGTGGCCGCGGTGGTGCCGTGGAACGTCCCGCAGTTCACGGCCGCCGCCAAGCTCGCCCCCGCGCTGCTCGCCGGCTGCCCCGCGATCCTGAAGGTCTCGCCGGAGACCCCGCTGGACGCCTATGTGCTCGCCGACATCGTCTGTGAGGCCGGGCTGCCGAAGGGGGTGCTGTCGATCCTCCCGGCCGACCGCGAGGTGAGCGAGTACCTGGTCGGCCACCCCGGCGTCGACAAGGTGTCCTTCACCGGATCGGTCGCCGCGGGCAAGCGCGTGATGGAGGTCGCGGCGCGCAATCTGACCCGGGTGACCCTGGAGCTGGGCGGCAAGTCGGCGGCGATCATCCTGCCCGACGCGGACCTGGAGTCGGCGGTCGCGGGCATCGTGCCGTTCGCCTGGATGATCAACGGGCAGGCGTGTGTCGCCCAGACCCGGATCCTGGTCCCGCGCAGCCGGTACGACGAGATCGCCGAGGCGTTCGCCGCGGCGGCGGGCGCGCTCAAGGTCGGCGACCCGCTGGACCCGGCGACCGAGGTCGGCCCACTGGTGGCGCGCCGCCAGCAGCAGCGCTCACTGGACTACATCCGCATCGGCCAGGACGAGGGCGCCAAGATCCTCACCGGCGGCGGCCGCCCGGCGGCCCCCGGCGGCGGCTGGTACGTCGAGCCGACGCTCTTCGGCGATGTCGACAACTCGATGCGGATCGCCCGCGAGGAGATCTTCGGTCCGGTGATCTGCCTGCTGCCCTACGGCGACGAGGAGGAGGCCGTGAAGATCGCCAACGACTCCGAGTACGGGCTCAGCGGCAGTGTGTGGACGGCGGACGTCGAGCACGGTATAGAGATCGCGCGCCGGGTCAGGACGGGCACGTACAGCGTGAACACCTTCAGCCTGGACATGCTCGGGCCGTTCGGCGGCTACAAGAACTCCGGAGTGGGCCGGGAGTTCGGGCCCGAGGGGTACGGCGAGTACTTCGAGCACAAGATGATCCACCTCCCCGCCGGGTACGAACCGGCCCCGGGCGAGGCGGAGTAA
- a CDS encoding glycosyltransferase family 4 protein, which yields MTAEAIEAGPLAGGSATGAQGPLRIAFLTYKGNPFCGGQGVYARHLSRELARLGHSVEVIGAQPFPVLDEGVPLTELPSLDLYRSPDPFRTPGRGEYRDWIDAVEVGTMWTGGFPEPLTFSLRARRHLLARRGEFDVIHDNQTLGYGLLGDLGAPLVTTVHHPITVDRRLDLAAADGWRRRASVRRWYGFTRMQKRVARRLPSVLTVSGSSQQEIIEDLGVREDRIHVVHIGADTELWSPDPAVAEVPGRIVTTSSADVPLKGLVHLVEALAKLRTEHPAAHLVVVGKRAEDGPVAQAIERYGLDGAVRFVKGISDQELVDLVRGAQIACVPSLYEGFSLPAAEAMATGTPLVATTGGAIPEVTGADGETCLAVPPGDAGALAAALSRLLADPVLRARLGAAGRERVLARFTWKQAAIGTAERYREAIAARRPGAPSVPA from the coding sequence GTGACCGCTGAGGCCATAGAAGCGGGCCCCCTTGCCGGTGGATCCGCCACCGGCGCCCAGGGCCCGCTGCGCATCGCGTTCCTCACGTACAAGGGCAATCCTTTCTGCGGAGGCCAGGGCGTCTACGCCCGGCACCTCTCGCGGGAGCTGGCCCGGCTCGGCCACAGTGTCGAGGTGATCGGTGCCCAGCCCTTCCCGGTGCTGGACGAGGGCGTACCGCTCACCGAACTGCCCAGCCTCGACCTCTACCGCAGCCCGGACCCCTTCCGTACCCCCGGACGTGGCGAGTACCGCGACTGGATCGACGCGGTCGAGGTGGGCACCATGTGGACCGGCGGCTTCCCGGAGCCGCTGACCTTCTCGCTGCGCGCCCGGCGCCATCTCCTGGCCAGGCGCGGCGAGTTCGACGTCATCCACGACAACCAGACCCTCGGCTACGGACTGCTCGGCGACCTCGGCGCGCCGCTGGTCACCACCGTCCACCACCCCATCACCGTCGACCGGCGGCTCGACCTGGCGGCCGCCGACGGCTGGCGCCGCCGCGCCTCCGTGCGCCGCTGGTACGGCTTCACCCGCATGCAGAAGCGGGTCGCCCGCAGGCTGCCGTCCGTCCTGACCGTCTCCGGCTCCTCGCAGCAGGAGATCATCGAGGACCTCGGCGTGCGCGAGGACCGCATCCACGTCGTGCACATCGGCGCCGACACCGAACTCTGGTCGCCCGACCCGGCCGTGGCCGAGGTGCCCGGCCGGATCGTGACGACATCGAGCGCCGACGTACCGCTCAAGGGCCTGGTCCATCTGGTCGAGGCGCTCGCCAAGCTCCGTACCGAGCACCCCGCCGCCCACCTCGTCGTCGTCGGCAAACGCGCCGAGGACGGGCCGGTCGCGCAGGCCATCGAACGGTACGGACTCGACGGGGCGGTCCGGTTCGTCAAGGGCATCAGCGACCAGGAGCTGGTCGACCTGGTGCGCGGCGCGCAGATCGCCTGTGTGCCCTCGCTCTACGAAGGTTTCTCGCTGCCCGCGGCCGAGGCCATGGCCACCGGCACCCCGCTGGTCGCGACGACCGGCGGCGCCATCCCCGAAGTCACGGGCGCCGACGGCGAGACCTGCCTCGCGGTGCCCCCGGGCGATGCGGGCGCGCTGGCCGCCGCCCTGTCCCGGCTGCTCGCCGACCCCGTGCTCCGCGCCCGCCTCGGTGCGGCGGGGCGCGAACGCGTCCTGGCCCGCTTCACCTGGAAGCAGGCCGCCATCGGTACGGCGGAGCGCTACCGCGAAGCCATCGCGGCCCGCCGCCCCGGCGCCCCGTCCGTACCGGCGTAG
- a CDS encoding flotillin family protein: MLGYRVPAPDEAMLISGGRRGLGGAPFRVVTGHGKFVLPVFRKTRFLTLAMCEAEVAETCVTRQGIVLTVRAVIAFKVGNDTESIVNAGQRFLSDQDQMSVLTGRIFSGHLRSIIGSMTVEEIVTERQKLATEVLETSKTEMAKIGLIVDSLQIQSIDDGETGYISAMSAPHTAAIQRQAQIAQAQATQASVEAQQEATRNQAEYARQTAVVQAQYSAEVDRAQAEAAQAGPLAQAHAQQEVLAAQTELAERAAQLRQQQLVAEIVKPAEADAERIRVLAVAEAERMKIQAAAAASYDRVALDRMLIDQLPQIVKEAASGLAGANVNVLNGADGLGEIAAGLVGQGLTILDSVRKNLGAQDDDAHQGGRGAEIQRYLGGKSGNDNGDNGPIDIK, from the coding sequence ATGTTGGGTTATCGCGTTCCAGCGCCGGATGAGGCCATGCTCATCTCCGGAGGCAGGCGTGGTCTGGGCGGTGCACCCTTCAGGGTCGTGACCGGCCACGGCAAGTTCGTACTTCCGGTCTTCCGCAAGACCCGCTTCCTGACGCTCGCGATGTGCGAGGCGGAGGTCGCCGAGACCTGCGTGACGCGGCAGGGCATCGTGCTGACCGTGCGGGCCGTCATCGCGTTCAAGGTCGGCAACGACACCGAGAGCATCGTCAACGCCGGCCAGCGCTTCCTCTCCGACCAGGACCAGATGTCGGTACTGACCGGCCGGATCTTCTCCGGCCATCTGCGGTCGATCATCGGCTCGATGACCGTCGAGGAGATCGTCACCGAGCGCCAGAAGCTCGCCACCGAGGTGCTGGAGACCTCCAAGACGGAGATGGCCAAGATCGGCCTGATCGTGGACTCGCTCCAGATCCAGTCCATCGACGACGGCGAGACCGGCTACATCTCGGCGATGTCCGCCCCGCACACGGCGGCCATCCAGCGGCAGGCGCAGATCGCCCAGGCCCAGGCCACCCAGGCTTCCGTCGAGGCGCAGCAGGAAGCCACCCGTAACCAGGCCGAGTACGCGCGGCAGACCGCCGTCGTGCAGGCGCAGTACTCGGCCGAGGTGGACCGGGCGCAGGCCGAGGCAGCCCAGGCGGGTCCGCTGGCCCAGGCGCACGCGCAGCAGGAGGTGCTCGCGGCCCAGACCGAACTGGCCGAGCGCGCCGCCCAGTTGCGCCAGCAGCAGCTCGTCGCCGAGATCGTGAAGCCCGCCGAGGCGGACGCGGAGCGGATCAGGGTGCTGGCCGTGGCCGAGGCCGAGCGGATGAAGATCCAGGCCGCGGCGGCCGCCTCCTACGACCGGGTGGCGCTCGACCGGATGCTGATCGACCAGCTCCCGCAGATCGTCAAGGAGGCCGCGTCCGGTCTCGCGGGCGCCAATGTCAACGTGCTCAACGGCGCGGACGGCCTGGGCGAGATCGCGGCCGGTCTGGTGGGCCAGGGTCTGACGATCCTCGACTCGGTACGGAAGAACCTGGGCGCGCAGGACGACGACGCCCACCAGGGCGGCCGGGGCGCGGAGATCCAGCGCTACCTCGGCGGGAAGTCCGGCAACGACAACGGCGACAACGGCCCGATCGACATCAAGTAG
- a CDS encoding prenyltransferase/squalene oxidase repeat-containing protein yields MTLRRSATALAASAILCAAAAPTAFADSASPSASASPVLPSGLYGKTDPKYDGVWRQSLALIAQDATGVRPAAKAVDWLTGQQCADGAFTSFRADVTKPCDGKELLDTNATAAAVQALKALGGHDAAVKKGAGWLKSVAGKDGGWSYNPGGASDANSTSVVIGALAAAGEPTAKAEKMLVSLSLPCDAKEGGGGFAYQPDKKSGKLFANADATGAAVLGTLGSGLAPRPGGKDVGGTGCLNASSPAQAAHNGATYLAGATAGKAYLKSAMPGAEDQPDYGNTADAVTALGADGLTAQARQPLAWLEQHAAGWARQSGPAAYAQLIFAARANGVDPHDFGGADLVKQLNATGPAPASSAKAADSKKDSDSSGVSVWWIVGVGLVAGIGIGFLLSTRGRKRQA; encoded by the coding sequence ATGACCCTTCGCCGCAGCGCCACCGCGCTGGCCGCATCCGCCATACTCTGCGCGGCCGCTGCCCCGACGGCCTTCGCCGACTCCGCCTCGCCGTCGGCCTCGGCGTCCCCGGTGCTCCCCTCCGGCCTGTACGGCAAGACGGACCCCAAGTACGACGGGGTCTGGCGGCAGTCCCTCGCGCTGATCGCGCAGGACGCCACCGGGGTCCGCCCCGCCGCGAAGGCCGTCGACTGGCTGACCGGCCAGCAGTGCGCCGACGGCGCCTTCACCTCCTTCCGCGCCGACGTGACGAAGCCGTGCGACGGGAAGGAACTCCTGGACACCAACGCCACCGCGGCCGCCGTCCAGGCGCTGAAGGCGCTCGGCGGGCACGACGCCGCCGTGAAGAAGGGCGCCGGCTGGCTGAAGTCGGTGGCGGGCAAGGACGGCGGCTGGAGCTACAACCCGGGCGGCGCGAGCGACGCGAACTCCACGTCGGTGGTGATCGGCGCGCTCGCCGCGGCCGGGGAGCCGACGGCGAAGGCGGAGAAGATGCTGGTCTCGCTCTCGCTCCCGTGCGACGCCAAGGAGGGCGGCGGCGGCTTCGCGTACCAGCCCGACAAGAAGTCGGGGAAGCTGTTCGCGAACGCCGACGCGACGGGCGCCGCCGTGCTGGGCACCCTGGGCTCCGGCCTGGCACCGCGCCCCGGCGGCAAGGACGTCGGCGGCACCGGCTGCCTGAACGCCTCTTCGCCCGCCCAGGCCGCGCACAACGGCGCCACCTACCTCGCCGGGGCGACCGCGGGGAAGGCCTATCTCAAGTCCGCGATGCCGGGCGCCGAGGACCAGCCCGACTACGGCAACACCGCCGACGCGGTGACCGCGCTCGGCGCCGACGGCCTCACCGCGCAGGCCAGGCAGCCGCTCGCGTGGCTGGAGCAGCACGCGGCGGGATGGGCCCGGCAGAGCGGCCCCGCCGCATACGCCCAGCTGATCTTCGCGGCCCGGGCGAACGGGGTCGACCCGCACGACTTCGGCGGCGCGGACCTGGTCAAGCAGCTCAACGCGACCGGCCCCGCCCCCGCGTCCTCGGCGAAGGCGGCCGACTCGAAGAAGGACAGCGACAGCTCGGGCGTCAGCGTCTGGTGGATCGTCGGTGTCGGTCTGGTCGCCGGGATCGGGATCGGCTTCCTGCTCAGCACGCGCGGCAGGAAGCGGCAGGCCTGA
- a CDS encoding SCO2322 family protein: protein MRRPTLPTHRVRSGSVRLVALAVAVGAALTALGAAPAQAAGYRYWSFWDRAGSGWQYATQGPSTARPADGDVQGFRFAVSADSQDASKPRVPAHTPLTFDGICAKTPADGGSKRIALVIDFGTAADAPGGEKPPAERTVCARVGGDATSAEALAAVAKPLRYNSDALLCSIAGYPRTGCGEQVSQTRKGGSETPAGNAAQNDSGDSGGPSAGLVGGIAAVVVLGAAGVWQARRRRTSG from the coding sequence ATGCGCCGCCCGACACTCCCCACGCACCGCGTGCGGTCAGGTTCCGTACGGCTGGTCGCCCTGGCCGTCGCGGTGGGCGCGGCGCTCACGGCGCTCGGGGCGGCTCCCGCGCAGGCCGCCGGGTACCGGTACTGGTCGTTCTGGGACCGCGCGGGCAGTGGCTGGCAGTACGCCACCCAGGGCCCGTCGACGGCCCGGCCCGCCGACGGGGACGTTCAGGGCTTCCGCTTCGCCGTCAGCGCGGACTCCCAGGACGCGAGCAAACCGCGCGTCCCCGCGCACACCCCTCTCACCTTCGACGGCATCTGCGCGAAGACCCCGGCCGATGGCGGCTCGAAGCGCATCGCGCTGGTCATCGACTTCGGTACGGCGGCGGACGCGCCGGGCGGCGAGAAGCCGCCCGCCGAGCGCACCGTGTGCGCGCGGGTCGGCGGGGACGCGACCAGCGCGGAGGCGCTCGCCGCCGTCGCCAAACCGCTGCGGTACAACAGCGACGCGCTGCTCTGCTCGATCGCCGGCTATCCGAGGACCGGCTGCGGCGAGCAGGTCTCGCAGACCCGGAAGGGCGGCAGCGAGACACCGGCCGGCAACGCCGCACAGAACGACAGCGGCGACAGCGGCGGGCCCTCCGCGGGACTCGTCGGCGGGATCGCCGCGGTGGTCGTGCTCGGCGCGGCCGGTGTATGGCAGGCACGCCGCAGGCGCACCAGCGGATGA
- a CDS encoding LLM class F420-dependent oxidoreductase: MRLGLALGYWGRGPTPGHLELAQEAERLGYASVWTSEAWGSDAFTPLTWIAAHTSRIRLGTAIVQMAARTPTATAMHALTLDHLSGGRMMLGLGLSGPQVVEGWYGRPFPSSPLTATREYVDVIRQVLRREAPVELDGRFHTHPYRGADGTGIGKPLKPITHPLRAALPVLLGAEGPKNIAQTTRIADGWLPLYWSPTRSDVYEASLTGLPEDFMIAPMARAHVCDNVADGLLPVKAMLGFYIGGMGHAARNFHADLMARMGFEAEAHRIQELFLAGRREEAVLAVPDAFADEISLVGPRERIAERLELWRKGPVTDLLVTAPDTTTLRVLAELNA; encoded by the coding sequence ATGCGGCTAGGACTCGCCCTCGGTTACTGGGGCCGTGGCCCGACCCCCGGCCATCTCGAACTGGCCCAGGAGGCCGAGCGCCTCGGCTACGCGTCCGTCTGGACCTCCGAGGCCTGGGGTTCCGACGCCTTCACCCCGCTGACCTGGATCGCGGCGCACACCTCCCGGATCCGGCTGGGGACGGCGATCGTGCAGATGGCGGCCCGCACCCCCACCGCCACCGCGATGCACGCACTCACCCTGGACCACCTCTCGGGCGGCCGGATGATGCTGGGCCTCGGGCTCTCGGGCCCCCAGGTGGTGGAGGGCTGGTACGGGCGCCCGTTCCCCAGCAGTCCGCTCACCGCGACCCGGGAGTACGTCGACGTCATCCGCCAGGTCCTCCGGCGGGAGGCCCCGGTCGAGCTGGACGGCCGCTTCCACACACACCCGTACCGGGGCGCGGACGGCACCGGAATCGGCAAGCCGCTCAAGCCGATCACGCATCCGCTGCGCGCCGCACTGCCCGTCCTGCTGGGGGCGGAGGGGCCGAAGAACATCGCTCAGACCACCCGCATCGCGGACGGGTGGCTCCCCCTGTACTGGTCGCCGACCCGCTCCGACGTCTACGAGGCGTCGCTCACCGGTCTCCCCGAGGACTTCATGATCGCCCCGATGGCCCGTGCGCACGTCTGCGACAACGTGGCCGACGGCCTGCTCCCGGTGAAGGCGATGCTCGGCTTCTACATCGGCGGCATGGGCCACGCGGCGCGCAACTTCCACGCGGACCTGATGGCGCGGATGGGGTTCGAGGCCGAGGCCCACCGGATCCAGGAGCTGTTCCTCGCGGGCCGCAGGGAGGAAGCGGTGCTGGCGGTGCCGGACGCCTTCGCCGACGAGATCTCCCTGGTGGGTCCGCGCGAACGGATCGCGGAGCGGCTGGAGTTGTGGCGCAAGGGACCGGTGACGGACCTGCTGGTGACGGCACCGGACACCACGACGCTGCGGGTGCTGGCAGAGCTGAACGCCTGA
- a CDS encoding MBL fold metallo-hydrolase — MAQVTEHGGGVWSIEVPIPDNPLGHTLVHVVETDRGPVLIDTGWDDPTSWDALAAGLADLSLSVTDIHGVLITHHHPDHHGLSGQVREASGAWLAMHAADTEIVKRSRDTEPAVWLEYLTRKLAAAGAPDEHIAPLRRARASGRTRTLPGLRAAVPDREIVPGDLLPLPGRRLRAIWTPGHTPGHVCLHLDEEHPANRPGNGRLFSGDHLLPGITPHIGLYEDPDDAAVTDRGDPLGDYLDSLERIGRLAPAEVLPAHQYAFTDAAGRVRELLAHHEDRLRDLLTLLARPLTPWQIAERMEWNRPWEQIPHGSRNIAVSEAEAHLRRLVKLGRAEALTGSDPVTYVAV, encoded by the coding sequence ATGGCGCAGGTGACCGAGCACGGCGGGGGCGTCTGGTCCATCGAGGTCCCGATCCCCGACAATCCCCTGGGCCACACCCTGGTCCACGTCGTCGAGACGGACCGCGGCCCCGTACTGATCGACACCGGCTGGGACGACCCCACGTCCTGGGACGCGCTGGCCGCGGGCCTGGCGGACCTCTCCCTCTCCGTCACGGACATCCACGGCGTCCTGATCACCCACCACCACCCCGACCACCACGGCCTCTCCGGCCAGGTGCGCGAGGCGTCCGGGGCCTGGCTCGCGATGCACGCCGCCGACACCGAGATCGTCAAGCGAAGCCGGGACACCGAACCGGCGGTCTGGCTGGAGTACCTCACCCGGAAACTCGCCGCCGCCGGGGCGCCCGACGAGCACATCGCGCCGCTGCGCCGGGCCCGCGCGTCCGGCCGGACGCGGACGCTCCCGGGGCTGCGGGCCGCCGTTCCCGACCGGGAGATCGTCCCCGGCGACCTGCTTCCGCTGCCCGGCCGCAGGCTCCGCGCCATCTGGACACCCGGCCACACCCCGGGCCATGTCTGCCTCCACCTGGACGAGGAACACCCGGCGAACCGCCCCGGCAACGGGCGGCTCTTCTCGGGGGACCATCTGCTGCCGGGCATCACCCCGCACATCGGGCTCTACGAGGACCCGGACGACGCCGCGGTCACCGACCGGGGGGATCCCCTCGGCGACTATCTGGACTCACTGGAGCGGATCGGCCGGCTGGCCCCCGCCGAGGTGCTCCCCGCCCATCAGTACGCCTTCACCGACGCGGCGGGCCGGGTAAGGGAGTTGCTCGCCCACCACGAGGACCGGCTCCGGGACCTGCTGACCCTGCTGGCCCGGCCGCTCACCCCCTGGCAGATCGCCGAGCGGATGGAGTGGAACCGCCCGTGGGAGCAGATTCCGCACGGCTCGCGCAACATCGCGGTCTCGGAGGCCGAGGCCCATCTGCGGCGGCTGGTGAAACTGGGGCGCGCGGAAGCCCTCACCGGCAGCGATCCCGTCACCTATGTGGCGGTATAG